From Zingiber officinale cultivar Zhangliang chromosome 5B, Zo_v1.1, whole genome shotgun sequence, the proteins below share one genomic window:
- the LOC121984155 gene encoding protein NLP1-like: MEAVPQPERSPRNSLSGGAADLDSLDQLLSGDGWLEFHDGFPADSPNSMSPFNSLSFSPLFEVNNDSPNPLENCDRENMGRPGDETLPGDVDILHLVDPNSIGQCIRTVFTSELRSASPSSELGTSRWIQTKDSNFYVKEKLLQALDHIKETHRDGEVLIQLWVPMKRGDRLVLTTYSQPFTLTSNSEKLVNYREVSTNYQLSAEENSGEALGLPGRVFVGRLPEWTPDVQYFTSYEYPRVNYAQLFDIRGSVALPVFDHGCQSCLGVVELVMTTRKINYTFELENICNALQEVELSSSAAVTVPQLKVISNSYQAALSEILEVLKTISVMHMLPLAQTWVPCIQQGKKGIRHSDENYRECVSTVGSSCYVNDPSMMGFYEACSEHHLLKGQGVAGMAFTTNQPCFLPDVSALSKTEYPLAHHAKIFGLKSAVAIRLRSILTGSSDFVLEFFLPPNCILIEEQKLMLDSLSRTMQHVCQNLRVITAKELADEATLQLDRALPSDFLLDNSSSEGEPGKQCAAVTSIEAQTMDVSSDITPLSISTEESSKEKTGPVFYFKDEVERFDSVSGMDEAEVISPAQKKSSKLRQHPVGWENKDSDNEDSLNFYSICSDATKTTEKKHRKAQKTVSLEVLRKYFAGSLKDAAKSIGVCPTTLKRICRQHGLARWPSRKIKKVDHSLRKLQVVIDSVHGTDKAIQLSSLYTDFTTASVSEKNSLGEFQDKNSMGGFPVSKSIQNDHLHSDQDIDAITSHHHSSSSHSSSSSQTSILCSTPHGEKHCLQIAGEGNLEEKVSDNQGAKSQMTLHLSTKSTWSCPRFQNHKSSGEHCSSGSLSPPGDPKSSWMIVKAAYGAEKVRIRLDPNWSFEELRDEILKRFDISIKNSVNFKYLDDESELVLLTCDADLQECIHIYRSSDTRTIKISVQPVVTPIMASS; the protein is encoded by the exons ATGGAAGCAGTTCCTCAGCCTGAGAGGTCACCGAGAAACAGTCTCTCAGGTGGGGCTGCTGATTTGGATTCGTTGGATCAGTTACTATCCGGAGATGGTTGGTTGGAATTTCATGATGGCTTCCCAGCTGATTCTCCTAACTCCATGAGCCCCTTCAATTCTTTGAGTTTTTCACCTCTTTTCGAGGTCAACAATGACAGCCCTAATCCGCTGGAAAATTGTGACCGAGAAAACATGGGAAGGCCTGGAGACGAAACCCTACCTGGAGATGTCGATATATTGCATTTAGTTGACCCAAATTCCATTGGACAATGCATACGTACGGTCTTCACTAGTGAGTTAAGATCAGCAAGTCCGAGCTCAGAGCTAGGAACAAGTAGGTGGATTCAAACAAAGGATTCCAATTTCTATGTGAAAGAGAAATTGCTGCAGGCACTTGATCATATCAAGGAGACTCATAGGGATGGAGAAGTCCTAATTCAGCTATGGGTGCCTATGAAGAGAGGAGACCGATTGGTTCTTACAACTTATAGTCAACCTTTCACACTCACCTCGAATTCTGAGAAACTAGTGAATTATAGAGAGGTCTCCACAAACTACCAGTTGTCAGCTGAAGAGAACTCTGGCGAGGCATTAGGTTTGCCTGGACGTGTGTTTGTTGGAAGATTACCCGAATGGACACCAGATGTTCAATATTTTACCAGCTATGAGTATCCACGGGTGAATTATGCTCAACTGTTCGATATACGGGGAAGTGTAGCTCTTCCTGTTTTTGATCATGGCTGTCAATCTTGCTTGGGTGTAGTGGAACTTGTCATGACAACCCGGAAGATAAATTACACTTTTGAGCTAGAGAATATTTGCAATGCTCTTCAG GAAGTAGAGCTTAGTTCTTCTGCAGCTGTCACTGTTCCGCAGCTCAAG GTAATTAGTAATTCATACCAAGCTGCTTTATCTGAAATCCTAGAGGTGTTAAAAACCATTTCTGTGATGCACATGTTACCATTAGCTCAAACCTGGGTTCCATGTATTCAACAAGGTAAAAAAGGCATCCGCCATTCTGATGAAAACTATAGGGAGTGTGTCTCCACTGTTGGATCTTCTTGTTATGTGAATGATCCTTCTATGATGGGTTTTTATGAGGCCTGTTCTGAGCATCACTTGCTGAAGGGACAAGGAGTAGCTGGTATGGCTTTCACCACCAATCAACCATGTTTTTTGCCAGATGTTAGTGCTTTGAGTAAGACAGAATATCCACTCGCTCACCATGCAAAGATATTTGGTTTGAAAAGTGCAGTTGCAATACGCCTAAGAAGTATTCTGACTGGGAGTTCTGATTTTGTGTTGGAGTTCTTTCTTCCCCCTAATTGCATACTAATTGAAGAACAGAAACTGATGCTTGACTCATTGTCAAGGACTATGCAACATGTTTGCCAAAATTTAAGGGTTATCACAGCGAAGGAGCTGGCAGATGAGGCTACATTGCAATTGGATAGAGCACTTCCGTCTGATTTTTTGTTGGATAATTCTTCTTCCGAAGGAGAGCCAGGTAAACAATGTGCCGCTGTCACTTCAATAGAGGCTCAGACAATGGACGTGTCTAGTGATATAACACCTTTGTCCATAAGTACAGAAGAATCCTCAAAGGAAAAAACAGGCCCTGTTTTTTATTTTAAGGATGAAGTTGAAAGATTTGATAGTGTAAGTGGCATGGATGAGGCTGAGGTGATATCACCTGCACAAAAGAAATCTTCAAAGCTCAGGCAGCATCCAGTAGGATGGGAAAACAAAGATAGTGATAATGAAGATTCTTTAAATTTTTACAGTATCTGTTCTGATGCTACAAAAACAACTGAAAAGAAGCACAGAAAAGCACAAAAGACTGTTAGTTTGGAAGTTCTTCGTAAGTATTTTGCTGGTAGCCTGAAAGATGCCGCAAAGAGCATCGGAG TGTGCCCTACTACTCTTAAAAGAATATGCCGACAGCATGGATTAGCTCGATGGCCTTCCCGGAAAATCAAGAAAGTAGACCACTCTTTAAGGAAACTGCAAGTTGTTATTGACTCAGTTCATGGTACTGATAAAGCCATCCAACTCAGTTCCCTGTATACAGATTTCACAACGGCATCTGTATCAGAGAAGAACTCATTAGGAGAATTCCAAGATAAAAACTCAATGGGAGGCTTTCCAGTTTCCAAATCAATTCAAAATGATCATCTACATTCTGATCAAGACATAGATGCGATAACAAGCCATCACCATTCTTCCTCTTCTCACTCATCATCATCTAGTCAAACTTCAATTTTATGTTCAACTCCACATGGTGAAAAGCACTGTCTTCAGATTGCAGGTGAAGGTAACCTTGAGGAAAAGGTTAGTGACAATCAAGGGGCAAAGAGCCAGATGACCTTGCATCTTTCAACTAAAAGCACATGGTCATGTCCTAGATTTCAAAATCACAAATCATCTGGTGAGCATTGTTCTTCTGGAAGTCTGTCACCTCCAGGTGATCCCAAAAGCAGTTGGATGATAGTTAAAGCCGCATATGGTGCAGAAAAAGTTAGGATCCGTCTTGATCCTAACTGGAGCTTTGAAGAATTGAGAGATGAGATTTTAAAGAGGTTCGACATAAGCATTAAAAATTCAGTGAATTTCAAGTATCTTGATGATGAGTCAGAGTTGGTGCTACTGACATGTGATGCAGATCTTCAGGAGTGCATTCATATCTACAGATCTTCAGATACTCGAACTATAAAAATATCTGTGCAACCAGTTGTTACTCCAATTATGGCATCATCATAA